In the genome of Candidatus Caldatribacterium sp., the window TTCTGTGAGAATCTCCTATCCCAGATGGAAGCCTGAGGACGTCATCCGGACCATCCAGGAGAGGCTCCCTGCGCTTCTTGATGTGGACCTTCTTCTTGTGTACTCTGGGGAAAAACGCCCAGATGACTACGTCCTGGTGAAGCGGGTGCTTGGCATCCCTCGCCTTGAACCTCATATCTATACCGAAGCCGAGTACCAGGAGGTTGAAAGCGCCATTCGGCGCTGGATTCAGGAGGGCATTGTTCTCTGGTCCAGGGAGTAGTCCTTGCGGAACGTATCGATATTCGTCTTACCAGAGAATTGATGAAATTGAACGAAGCCCTGGGCAACGTACACCGGCTCATTTTGATTGCCTCGGGGTTTGTGGTGCTTGTTGTCCTTGTTCTGGGCATAATCGGTCTTTTCCGGTGATAGGCGCAGTATGGCTGTCTCAGGAACCATTGATTTGAATCCAGAGTTTGCGAAGGCTCTTGCAATTCTCGAAGAGAGCGATCAATCGGTCTTCATTACCGGCCAGGCGGGAACCGGAAAATCCACTCTCTTGCGGTACTTCCGGGAAAACACAAAGAAAAACATAGTTGTCCTGGCACCTACAGGGGTCGCAGCCATTAACGTTCAGGGGCAGACCATTCATTCCTTTTTCCGCTTTCGCCCCGATGTGACACCGGATGCTGCATGGAGAGTTCGGCCGAACAATGAGAAATTGTACAGAAACCTCGATACTATCGTGATTGACGAGGTTTCCATGGTTCGGGCGGATCTCCTTGATTGCGCCGATGCGTTCCTTCGTCGTTTTGGGAAAAAGCCTGGAGAGCCTTTTGGTGGTGTTCAGATGGTCTTCATCGGCGACCTCTACCAGTTACCTCCAGTAGTGAAAGAGAAGGAGAGAATCCTTTTTGAAGAGTACTACCAGAGCCCTTACTTCTTCAGTGCCCGGTCTTTCCAGGAGATTCATCCTGCTTTTGTGGAGTTTGAGAAGGTTTACCGCCAGAACGACGAGCAGTTCTTGGCAATCTTAAACCGGATTCGGAGCAACACGGTGAGTGACGAGGATCTTCGGATTCTCAACGAGCGGGTTATCCCCGGGTACGTTCCCGAAGAAGGGGAGTTCGTGGTGTACCTGACAACGACAAAGGAGAGGGCCCAGAGAATAAATGAGGAGCGGATGCAAAGGCTCAAAGGGGAAGAGAGATTGTACATGGGGGTCCTGACTGGAAGTTTTGAAAATTCAAAAACAAAAGACCTACCTGCTGATTTAGAGCTGCGGCTCAAAAAGGGTGCCCAGGTGATGCTCCTCAACAACGACCCCTTAGGGCAGTGGGTCAATGGAACCATGGGACAAGTGGTGGGTTTTGAAAAAAGAGAATGGGGAGAAGTCGTGGTTCTTAACCTTGAAAACGGCGAAGAAGTCGAAGTGGGACCACACGTCTGGGATATGTTTGAGTTCTACTACGATGAAAGAGCACAGCGCATCGCCACAAGACAAATTGGTTCGTTCACGCAGTATCCTCTGCGGCTTGCCTGGGCAATCACCATTCACAAAAGCCAGGGTTTAACCTTTGACCGGGTGGTCATCGACCTCGGCAGAGGAACTTTTGCCCACGGACAGCTCTACGTGGCACTCTCCCGCTGTAGAACCCTTGAGGGGATTGTCCTTCGACAACCCGTTCGACGAGAGCACATCCTCATGGATGAAGCCGTAGTCCGTTTCCTTGCGGAGTACCGGGATAGGCGGGAGAGCCAATCGGGTTAGAAGGTTTGTGTCTCCTGTTTCTTAGGGTCTCCACTCCACCTTGGGTTCCTCTTTGGGTACTTTTCTAAATCCACGGACACTCTAAAAAGGCAGGGATTCGTCCCAGGGTTCTGGACTTTGCAAAGAACCAAGGAAGTATGGCATTGCCTGGAGTACCTAATGCCACTACCAAGGCGGTTCAACCCGGGAGTCTGGAGGGCTTCGAGGATTGTTCCAGAAAACCTAAAAGGATTGAGTCTCGGTTGGACTCCAGGACTCTTTGAGTGGATTCGAGAACTCAGGGAGACATGCCCTTTCCTGGGGAAGGAGAACTTAACCCTCTTCCACTGTGAAGGTAAGTTCTGTGGGAAGTTCGAAAAAAGCCTGCAGTGGGTATGGCCCTGAGCTCTTTGTCCTCTCTCCAGCCCTTCCACATTGGTGGAATAGCAGGACAATTGAATTGGATCTCCCAGGAAGAAGTGTGCATTAGGAAAACTCCGCTAGAGTTTTAGGTAGAGGACTTCTGTGAATACTGGAATTGTAGAGTGTCCCACATGATGTGAACCTATACAAAAAGTTGACAACTTGAGGGATTTTTTGCTACTATCTGAATTGCTCCAATGCTTACAAACTGAAAGAAAGTAACCAAATGATTGGCACTCCAGAAGAATGTAGGAGAATTAATAGGAGGAACATACTGCTAGAAATAAGAACCAATGCTCCGATCTCCCGTACCGAGCTCTCAAAGCGCTTGGGACTTTCGCTTCCTTCGGTATCGAGGATTGTTGACCCTCTTATAAGGGATGGAGTAATTCGGGAAGTTGGTAAGGGGAGATCTACTACGGGTAGGAAACCGACCCTTCTGGAACTTAATCCAGAGTACCGGTACGTATTTGGTGTGGATTGTTCTCGTAAGGTAACAGTGGTTTTGAGCGATTTACACCTTAATACGCTACACAAGCAAGAGATAGAAGCAAGTCCGATGCTAGGTCCCCTTAAAATTGGCCGCATAGTCCTGGAAACCCTTGAGGAGATACGTCGTCATTACTCTCTGGCACCTGAGCAAATTGCGGGGGTGGGTATTGCAACCCCAGGTTTCTGCTTTAAACATCAGGAGGGGACAGAATGGTCTCCCTTTTCTGGCTGGGAAAGTACAGATGTAGAAATGCTGTTTACACGCCTGATACCCTACCGTTTGATTATTGACAACATTGCTAGAGCTTCAACCCTTGCGGAAATGTCTTTTGGATGGGGAAAAGATTTTTCTGGCTTCTTCTACTTTTTTTGCAGCTGGGGGGTTGGAGGCGGATACGTGTACCGTGGTGAGCTTGTTAGGGGGATGCACGGGTCTTGTGGGGAAGTAGGACATACAACTGTAGATCCTAATGGAAAACCGTGCTACTGCGGGAACAGGGGATGCCTCGAACAGTATACTTCTACTGCCTTTATTCTTAGCGAGATGGAAAAAGAAATGGGACAGCCCTTTACCTTTAACAAACTTGTCGAGAGCTACAAAGAGAGAAATCCAAAGGTACTTGCGGTTTTGAGAAGAGCGGGTTTTGTGCTGGGGAAAGGGATTGCCAACATGATTAACGTTTTGAACCCGCCGGCTGTGGTTTTGGGTGGAGAATTGGTGCAATTTCCCGAATACGTGGAGGAAGCTATCCGCTCCTCCAGGGAAAATATTTTTTCCCTAAAAGCGCAGAATACGCCCATCTTGGTGAGCAAGCTTCAGGAAGAGGGAAGTGCCTTAGGAGTGGCAAGTGAAGTTGTTGCCTCTCTATTAGAAGAGCTGGTCTAAGGGGGTTAGGTAACGTGGATTTCCGGCAGGATATCTTGGACACCTTCGAGGGTAAGAATAGAAACATCGTGTGGCAACCTCGTTTAGAGCATTGGTTCAACGTCAACAAGACCTTAGGCAAGCTTCCTGAGCGGTTTAGAAATGCAAATATACTGGAGGTCTACCAGGATTTAGGAGCTTCTGTACGGTACTTCTACGGGGAAAGTGTTGACATCTCTTCTCCGCGCACATACATCCTCTTTGAGTACTCTAATGGAGCTGCTGTTGAGGAGGTTACTGAAGGGGACACTATCCATGTTTATTTTCGCTCCCCTTTGGGGACCCTTTACGGTCGTAAGAAACTGGGTGAATGGGGGTGCTCCTGGCACTATGTCGAACATCCAGTGAAGAGGCTTGAGGATTTGGAGATCCTTGAGTACATTGTTACCAACACCCACTATCGTTTCAACGTGGAGTTTTATGAGGAGGCAAGGAACAAGCTTAATGGGTTGGGGGAGATACAATTCTACTGGGAGAGGTCGCCTTTCCAGAGACTTTTTCTTCAGTTTGCAGGGATCGAAAGGACTATCACTCTGGTATATGACTATCCCCAAAGGCTAAGGGAGTATCTTAGAAGGGCTGAAGAGGCCGAGGACGAACTCTTTGAGGTTCTTGCTTCCTGTCCTGTCAAAATTCTTAACTTCGGGGAGAACATTGATGGACGCTTTAATTCTCCGGCTATCTTCGAGGAATGGTTGCTTCCTTACTATGAGAGGAGAGTAGCGCAGCTTCACAAGGCTGGTAAGTTTTGTCACATCCACATGGATGGTTCTCTTAAACCGCTCCTTCCTTACCTTAAAAGTCTCCCCTTTGATGGAATCGAAGCTCCCACACCTCTTCCCCAGGGAGATGTTGAGGTTGAGGAATTGCGGGAAGCGATAGGGGACAAGGTTGTGCTTGATGGGATACCAATGCTACTTTTTATGCCAGAGTATGATCTTTCTGAACTAGAAACATTTACCCTGAAAGTCTTGAAGGCTTTTGCTCCTCGTATCATTTTAGGGGTATCTGATGAGTTGTCACCCATGTGTGACATCGAAAAAGCGCGTTTTGTTTCCAAGATAGTGG includes:
- a CDS encoding AAA family ATPase; the encoded protein is MAVSGTIDLNPEFAKALAILEESDQSVFITGQAGTGKSTLLRYFRENTKKNIVVLAPTGVAAINVQGQTIHSFFRFRPDVTPDAAWRVRPNNEKLYRNLDTIVIDEVSMVRADLLDCADAFLRRFGKKPGEPFGGVQMVFIGDLYQLPPVVKEKERILFEEYYQSPYFFSARSFQEIHPAFVEFEKVYRQNDEQFLAILNRIRSNTVSDEDLRILNERVIPGYVPEEGEFVVYLTTTKERAQRINEERMQRLKGEERLYMGVLTGSFENSKTKDLPADLELRLKKGAQVMLLNNDPLGQWVNGTMGQVVGFEKREWGEVVVLNLENGEEVEVGPHVWDMFEFYYDERAQRIATRQIGSFTQYPLRLAWAITIHKSQGLTFDRVVIDLGRGTFAHGQLYVALSRCRTLEGIVLRQPVRREHILMDEAVVRFLAEYRDRRESQSG
- a CDS encoding ROK family transcriptional regulator codes for the protein MIGTPEECRRINRRNILLEIRTNAPISRTELSKRLGLSLPSVSRIVDPLIRDGVIREVGKGRSTTGRKPTLLELNPEYRYVFGVDCSRKVTVVLSDLHLNTLHKQEIEASPMLGPLKIGRIVLETLEEIRRHYSLAPEQIAGVGIATPGFCFKHQEGTEWSPFSGWESTDVEMLFTRLIPYRLIIDNIARASTLAEMSFGWGKDFSGFFYFFCSWGVGGGYVYRGELVRGMHGSCGEVGHTTVDPNGKPCYCGNRGCLEQYTSTAFILSEMEKEMGQPFTFNKLVESYKERNPKVLAVLRRAGFVLGKGIANMINVLNPPAVVLGGELVQFPEYVEEAIRSSRENIFSLKAQNTPILVSKLQEEGSALGVASEVVASLLEELV